The Salvelinus namaycush isolate Seneca chromosome 31, SaNama_1.0, whole genome shotgun sequence genomic interval ggtGTACcagcttttgttccagcccagcactaacacacctgggTCACCTACTCATGGTCCACTATTTAGAACACGGTTGGTTCAATCAGGTGAGTTAGTGCTGGAAATAAAAATCCTGAACCCCATGTAGCTTACTTGAGGTAAACAGATGATCAGCACATACATGACATCATTTACCAGCCAGCTACATAATGAACCCTACCCTACTGACATCATTTACCAGCCAGCTACATAATGAACCCTACCCTACTGATTAACAGTGTTTTCATAAAGGCTATTCTGAACTAAAGGGCACCGGTAGGTTATCTGAACTAAAGGGCACCGGTAGGTTATCTGAACTAAAGGGCACCGGTAGGTTATCTGAACTAAAGGGCACCGGTAGGTTATCTGAACTAAAGGGCACCGGTAGGTTATCTGAACTAAAGGGCACCGGTAGGTTATCTGAACTAAAGGGCACCGGTAGGTTATCTGAACTAAAGGGCACCGGTAGGTTATCTGAACTAAAGGGCACCGGTAGGTTATGTTGCCACCGATAGGTTACGTTGCCACCGATAGGTTACGTTGCTGAAAAGGCACCCAGTCTTCTGCTGAAGGTCTTGGTGTTGTCATATTGTGATGGATAAATGTTCGAGAAAATATGACTTCAGCTCTCACATTACCCTGGCAACAAGAGCCTGATTCGCGCATGCAAAGGTGCATTTACTGTAATATGAGATATGAGATAGGACTTGTTTGTATTGCTGTGTTACATCAAGTGTATTTTTATTGCGCTGTATACTAACTATGGGATTGTTTTTCTTTTAAATGGAAAAATTAAAAGTGTATCTTGGTGTTGTAATGCCCTGTAAAGATGCTAAATAAATCATAAATGTATCACTTTACAAGTTCCATTTGACCAGCTATTATGAAAATTGTTATCGGCTGAAACTGAACCTCAGTAGCCTAGTAAGGTAATGGGCACTACTGTAAATGCCCTCTTTGGTCAATGCAATGATACATCAACAGTTACTATTTAGAAATGTAACATATCAGTTACTTTATGAAAGATGTGTGGCATAGGCCTGCCTACGTGTTAGGCTAGTTGTGCAGTACATAATGGAACTGTTACAGCTGCAAATTGAAGACAAAGTTGCATGCTTTAGAATTTGTATTTCCCCAGATGGAATGATGTCATCCTAGACACATATGGCAGTTTAGACCAATCAGAGGCGAAAGGGGTGTGTGTCCCCACGCTCCCCCCTTCCCTCAGCCAGTTTGTGATCAGGTTTGAACCGCTTCTAACAAAGGGAGTAAACTTCAGGTTGTCATCAGCAAAACAATGTTATTGATAAAATTATAAAACAAAAGCAGTAATAAACCTCAACTTTAACCGCTTTTAGTTAGATTAGCCCTCGCTTGTGTCAAATTTTGACAACATTTTGAGGTTTCTTAACTCGCTAAATAAAACGCAGAGAAGGCTTTACAAACTTCAATTCGAATAAAACACAATTACTGTAGAATCTACAGTAAATTCTACAGTAATTGTAATATGTGTCATAATAAGACATCAATTGAGCAAATATTTATGTCGGATCTGGCCTATTAAACAGCCTAAATTGGATGCAGAAAACCTATCCTTTGTCGCATCAGGACCACTATCCCACCTGACTAAGAACTGTCATTTGTTCCAATgaatgtgtgatgtgtgtgttacGCAGTTTATGTCAAATGTAGCCCATCATCAGTCATGTAACCTACAAATGGCGAAGGCTATAATTACCAGCAATGACAGAGCTCCATAACATAGCTGGAATATGAAAATTCAGAACAACCGGAACTAGGCCTTTCCATATATACCCAATTTCAAGTTTGCCAGCACATCTCTGTGAGAATGAGTGCGTAATTATGATGTGGTTgtcccttacctctctcctctcctattaaCGTGTCGCTATGGTTTAAGTATTCCACCTCCTCGGTGTAATTCTGAGTGTAGGCAGTGTTGGCTCCGGCGTTCCGGGACTCGGTCCACCGCACCTTGGCTACGCCTCTGGCGGTTATGTTCAACGTTTTGACGCGAACCTCACCGGTGACTTCGATTATCACCCTCCCCGAGACCGAATCCCCGCCGGAGTAAACGGGGACGTTGTTGTCGTTCAGGTAGTCGAAGTAGACCGCTAAAGTTTTTACCTTGCCCAGCACCATGGTGTTAGAAAAATAGCGTCTATGAAAACTGAGAAATCATAAGGAACCCTCCGCCCACGGCCCCTCGGTTTTTGCTCAGGATAGAGGATGTGCCCTGCGGGCTGGGTTAGTGGTCCTCTCGCTGACGGTTCATATGGGTGTCAGAGATTCAGGGTTACAGCAGCGGCTAAAAGCTGTCATCCTCCCAGTGCGTTCATTTCTATGGTCTCCTCCTCTGCTTTCTAGTATGAACAGCTGCTTCGTGTCTCAGCGCTCTTAAAGGAGCCTCGCCATAATAAACTTATTGGGCATGTGCGTGCAATTGCGCATTCTTTCATCCTTCCACATGTTGCTGAGTTGAGTTCATATAGATAGGCTACAGATCTCGGATCAGCTTCCCATATCCAAAAACCCAAATGCAAACCCGAAAAACATAACTGACCTTCGATCAGTGTTGGGGCAATTTCATTATTTTTGGAGAGGATAGGCCTACAGTTTCCACAACTGTTGCAATTTCATTATAATGTCCCATTCTTAAAGAGTTGATACATTATGGACCTTCAACCCTTCCTTTGCTGTGTTCCTACCCTTATGGCCGCTCTTCCACATTCACTTTTGACATTTGGTCCAAAAATTGGTTCTAATGAAAGTCCTACTGGCCATATGAACCTTCTTACAGAAAATGACGATACTATAGTCCCTTACTGCCATCTACTTGTGAAAAGAAGAACACGCTAGTAAGAGCATTTCATGATAGtcaaattatactgaacaaaaatataaacgcaacatgcaaacaTTTAAAACGTTTTTCTGAGTTACAATCAATTGGGGTGACAGGTAGTGCCAGCAcatctagtggttagagcgttgggccagtaaccgaaaggttgatagatcgaatccctgagctgacaagatacaaatctgtcattctgcccctgaacaaggacgTTAACCCACTGGtcctaggccgtcaatgtaaataagaatttgttcttaactgacttgcctagttaatttaGGCCATCATTTATGGATTTCCCATGACTGGgtaggggcgcagccatgggagggcataggcccactcacttgggagccaggcccagccaatcagaatgactttttccacacaaatggcctttattacagacataaatattcCTTTAACCTTTACACATTTTTTAAAAGTACATAATGTTACAGATTTGCAAAAACGTATatcattgattaattaattaaatttgcttttgcaaattcattcacgtccaactcccccattactggtacagtactgATGGTTCATTAAcgtctataaatagattaaaatCGTCTTTGCAGCTTGTAATCCAAAACCAAACTTTGGAAAATTAGGaaaaacataaaaaaactaaacttGATAACATGCATTCCGTTTTGTTGAACGTTACTCAAAGTAACACTGTTCTACTACAAatgctgcagaccaaagacgatcagttaatgAACACAATGACTAAGTTGGATGACAGGTCAgtagaactcattgaagtcgctgaccaaatgaatgatgaaAGAACTCAGGTGATGAAAATGTAAATATTGATTTCTAAACAAGCGGAGGAagtctcatcactgaatctctctcCGTAATCAAGACCTCTATCTGCAAACAATGATGGACaagtttgagaccgaaaggagcaagtgcgacactcacgtgtccaaaatcagtactctcagcgctcaagtggactctaCAAtacagcagaataccacccttaggtacaaTCTGGTGGAATTCCAGAATGGTCACGCGCTACAGCGTGACTACCCAACCAAGCAACCAGAGTCCAGCactcaaaggagtgaagacgataggtttcagactTTGCCTCCCGCAAgtgtccctcagtcttctcctcttggccattcggcactgagtaatatggcgcctcttCGCCAGCTTCTCCTCTTGGCCCTTCGGCCCCAATTTCCCCACAGGATGCCGCCCGCTTGGCGGAACGCCTTGACAAACTCGCCAAgaatttccccacctttgaccacgttccaggtcagccaaacgatactgagacaTTCCTAGCTGACTTAGAGGACGCATTAGATGGCTACTCGAACcctacgggttctgacagggtttacctgttgaagcgatGGTCAAATAGACACGTGACGAGGTTCATTtgtctacaacagcaacacgtgctaaatgactgcgctaaacttgccacagctttgaaattagaataCAGTGGTTCTGTGGCTCGCAAACAcaatagctcactggctaacactgtcaaacaagctcggaacgaacacccacaagcttactatatcataggcttcgttcaacttactttggcctactcactgaaacaggaatggaaggtatgttaccattcaaacaaatgtttctgtcaaacatgtatcccaccttcattacctacttgggccctgcagaccacattggcttgcctatcttacaactcagagagcttgcaaggCATCAAAAGCTTGCAATgctaagagccctgaccactcagttttgaagtttgaccaggagcactcactccagttagaGGGTGAATGATCAGGTATTGGAGTGTTCACAGATGACGCACAACAACggtttctaccacgaaaccacgaatccaataacctccgcggtcaaaataactgtaaagtacgtCGCCATCGAAACGGCTACCGCTACAATTGACCTGTTCGCtccgttcctgcacccaacccacaaaAAGTGTCAGATCACAAGGGTAACAAAAGGttaaaggacaatcaaaacgtagaccaatgttctctaGAAGTTCCATTACATGAAGCGAGAAaatttgagaaaagggtaaaagataagtcacaaggactagacggGGAATTGCCGGACACCAGGTCCGCAGGATTTAACACCCTTAGCAAGGATGTTAAGGATGTTAACATGTTTAACAAGGATGTTAAAAAGTTGAGACTACGCgcaacaccgtacgaggccgccagagcataaaacaagtctagttgtaaactcccctccgagaacagtgaggagcagacaggcccctagacggggataatcttagaacacatctaagatattactgaggtgtaccacactggtcgtaaaaTAAGTCAAATTGCTAATGATAATACCGACAGAGGAGTTAGTAGTCGCAACACGTGTAGGGGAATCTCCAGAACACTCTTCTGATGGTAAACACacatgccactaataaatagaaccctccaTTCAGGAGGAAAGATATTAGAAGTCATGAACCATGATCACACAGCATACAACTGGTCCAGTGCTTATAGAGTACTTCCGTCGTGAGGTTAtctcctccgtggataacatatGAAATAGACTTCTTCATACCTATcgccactacaatagtggaagacacaGTGACTtgtagtaaaaccactacagactccctTGATACCAATTCTGACTGATCCACAGGCATTGAactgaaaattacctgactatgtcagactcattctgaacaagttgtagtCTACCAGGAGACTTGGTTTTCTTCCCTTGACATGTGCGTTTGTgtaagcataaacgcacatgtacaacggaacatccaattaggatcTATGCCAGGATAAAATTGGGTAAAATTGAAAATGTACCTTTAAAATGAGAAAATTGTcttccctttaaagtttaactaagtcagtaGCCACGCCCAAGTGAATAGACATTGGTTGGAAATGATGAACCAACCCCTTTTCTACATTTCTATAAAAGCCCCCGTGACCAAAAGTCACTGTTGAAAAGGGCTAATTTCAACTATACAGGCCAGGAAACATGAGAGCTTGTTACAGGTATGAACTCTGAACTATTGATCACCTAAATAAGTGCATACTAAACTAGCATATATCAGATTGCAGCTGAACATATGCGCAAATCTAGTATGAGAACACTGACCGACGAGGACGAATCTCCAGAGAGAGATGAACCTCTCAGACCACGTGAACCTCTCACACGACGACCCGGATGATTCCACAAAGAACATGGCGACATAGACTGGGCAAACCAGAGCCTCACATCACCAACTCAACTATCGAAGCCAGCGTCACGTAAATACAATGCATTACTTTTCTGAATGAATGATCGTTAGTGGCATATGTATAGCTTCCCAGGTCCAATAGAGACCCATGTTCCTTAGCCTTCCTTCCAAaccccccttctcttctctctgaatTTACCTTGTTACGACCAcactgttttgtattgtttagtccactagggacggTATTTTACTGTATAATGTGATTATGTATTGTATATTCTGTAATTGttaattagttagtaaataaataattgagccaattggtgtatggatgatttatagtaaaggctgggttcgtgcagatagcCAAGAATTTTACAACATTTGGAATGAGAACTGATaaggtaataaataaataattaatagaagactaattgatcagatattaaaatatctgaagagttatattcggaaaattataactttgtaatctgaagattttccgtgGTACCCTGACTTCCTAGTTCATtaaatttacatgattagtttaatcacctaataataataacagagaattgatttgataaaataacagccaaagacacgacaccaccCACCCACATGtatgcccacacacacatacacacacacatagcctatTGTAAGGGATGCATGGTTTTCTGtataatataaatacattttatataatataatatacattTCTCTAAGTTTCACCATCATGGTAAAGCCCTACTTATGTTGTTGCTTTGGCAAAGTCATTTCTGAAAATGATTATTTATTTCATTAGAGATTAATTTACATCAACCCTTTAGGGCAatcctgttacgtgaactgagctctcattttaatatggtgaaactattcctttttaaagACTTTTTTCAAAAGAAGCATTGAATATCTACACTCTAATGAAAAAAAGGGCTCCAAAAGGgttctccggctgtccccataggagaaccctttttcgttccaggtagaaccctttttggtttcaggtagaacccttttgggtacacaataccccataatgacaaagtgaaaacatgtttttgacatttttgcaaattcaatgaaagtgaaatacagaaatatctcatttacataagtattcacactcctgacTCAATATATGTTAAAATCAtgtttggcagtgattacagctgtgagtctttctgggtaagtttttaaggtgcccttctttgcgatgcattggaaaacctccctggtctttgtggttgaatctgtgtttgaaattcacagcTTGACTGAGAGAAATTACAAATAATTGGGTAACACTTGACACCCAACGGTCCTAACCATgacataatatgtcataacagctgacaaaAGGTGTCATAGCCTGTTATAACCCACAAAACCTATCACACAaagcaaaacattccattacaccagtACAACAGTACACTTATGttatacatacattttttaaattgaccatattaaattaGCATTGTAATTGTGCACACactgatgtcagacatgcaccttcCCCAATGCTCTGTTTgttgatgactgggatgaatgcagaagCAGATTTCAGGAACAGGACAATTCACCCTCTATTTATAAGGGCATGTAcatgataggcctatctggcttaaaTGATTATATGGTCATAATTATTATCGTTTTTCATGCATGATTGTCTGTGTCCCATCATATTCATTGGCCCTCATCACAATATTACAAATATTCAATCACACTGTTGCACGCTTGTATCGGATGAAAATCCACTCCAACTTGCTGAGGATGACAGAATTTGAGTAGGAGCAATTCTAACCTAATTAATCTGACTTCCTTATGACATGAGGCTAGAACCATGAGCTGATCCTTGCAATCATAGTCTAGAAATAAATAATTCAGTCAATTTAAAGCAGAGGTATCAGTGTGTGTATCTAAAAGAATACAATGTGTGTAATTCATTTGACCAATAAGCCATATCAACAGTCAATAAGTATCGCTGTGAAATATGAGGACTGCAGTCATGTATCAATTTAAAATGAATCAACATGTATTACAATAAATCCAATAAGATGCAATTATCTAAAAGAAGAAACCGTATAAGTTGTCTAGGTAAAAGGTCAAACAGTCTAAGATAACAACAATACTGCATGTATAGCCATACGCAGGTATAGCTaggagcttggaaaattcaaatTACAATATCCTCAACGTTTAATTAGCATCACTCTGGTGGCCGAAACAGAAGAAGGAAAATATCGCAACTCTCTTCTAACCAAATCACCTTGCAATATTATGGGAACAACCATTCTGCTCCTCTTCTGATACAGCCATCAGACCAGCGACCAGATTAGGACAACGTCTCTGAAAAGGAGAAACCATAAAACATGCAATAGGCCTACAGAGAGTCATATCAACATGTTCAGCTCTTTATATGAACTTTAGAAAGAAAGCAGACATAAAAATACATTGAGAACGCCTACTCCAGTTTTATTTCACGCCTCAAGGGCACTAGGAACTTTGGTGCGCCACAGGGAAGCTCCTGGGGAGGGTGCGGGTGAACCACACACTGTGCTTTGATGCCAGCAAATCGCCGATGTTGCCTTCATCACAGTCTTCATGCTCTCTCCACATTTAATATTCAAAATTATACAGTAGTCTTAGGTCACCCATATCCTTAACTTTTACTTTCTAAGAGTCATAAGTTTCTCTAATGTCTGTAGGTTCACCGCCCAGTGAAGTATGTGCTGTGTAGGGATGTGTGAGTGCCTATCTGATCTTTCCGAATGGTTCTCTTCAGGTGGTGCCAGAACCATCGCTGGGCAGCTGGACTGGCATCCGCGGGCCACTCCAGAACACTGCGCCTGCAGAGCCGCCTGCGCAGGTGGAGGATGCGTGAGCATTGCAAGACCTGGGGctgcagtagcagcagcaccatggcgtccaccccctcctccaccaGCCGCTGTTGCACCAGCAGGGCAGCCATTTTGACTACACCACGCAACAGGAAGCCTTCCGTCAGCACAAACACTGTCTTCCTGCTCTGCCGCACGCTATTGGACAGGTTGTCCATGACAGGCATACCCAGTGTCCAATCACGCTCCTCCAGGCAGAGGGATCGTGCCCTCTCTCCACGCTCCTCTAGCTCCACCCTTAGATGGTTTAATACCCAATCAGAAGCCAGCGGGTCTGCGGTGTCATACATGACAAAGGCGTCGTAGATAAAGTCTGTGGGCACTAAGCGACGGTGATGCTTCATCTTGGCACCACAGTAGTCCAGAATATAGGACAGATCCCAGTAGAACAGGTGTGCTGTGAGAGATACCAACAGAGTGAGAATGATGAGAAATGACGTGATGATGCAGAAGGCCATTGCGTTTTCATCGTTCACACACTCCTCTATGTCATAGCTCAACACAGACTTGCCCCTCCTCTCCACGGGCATGTCACATGTCACCTCAGTGGCCAGCAGAGGGAGCTCCACCTCGTTTCTCCTCATCCACAGATGGAAGTCCAACAGGTCACAGGTGCAGTGGAGCGGGTTGCCCTGTAGGGACAGCTGCTGGAGGTGGTTCTCTGCTCCAGACTCAAACGTGGTCTGGTTGATGAGCTCCAAAAGGTTGAAGCTGAGGTCCAGCACATACAGGCTCCTAGCGCCCCTGAGGAAACCTGGCGCCAGCTGGGAAATTCTGTTATGGCTCAGGTCCAGAAACTTTAGTGAACTGGTTAAAGCACAGACCACCTGCTCCAGTTTGTTCTTACTCAAGTCCAGCTCCTCCAGATGCGGTAGTTGTGTGAGCGTCTCCCAGTCAAAGACCTTCAGTCGGTTTTTACTCAGAGACAGGCGTCTCAGGGTCTTAGGGAAGTGTTTGTAGACCTCAGGCGGTACACGGTGAAGTTTGTTGTATGACAGATCCAGGGAAGTCAGGTTTTGGAGCGCCCTGAAAAGTTCATAGTTCTGGCATATTTTCCACATGATGTCTAGGCGGTTGCCTTGGAAGTTCAACTCCTGCAGGGAGCTGCTTGAGATGTTGTTATGAGTGAGGGTGCTGATCTCGTTCCAGCTCAGGTTCAAAACCTTCAGAGAACCCAGGTTTTCCATGAATGCTAAACTGTGGTTTAGCCCTGCCACCACAAAGTAATGATTATTATGACTCAGGTCCAACACCTCCAGTTCTGTTAGCTCACTGAATGCATGCTCATAGCGCAGGTAGATCTTATTCCGGGATAGATCCAAGTACTTAAGTTTGGGGAAATGTACAAACTCACTACCGTTGAACATGTCTCCAATGGAGTTAGATGACAGGTTGAGACAAGCTGTGTTGTCCAGGCCTTGCAGCATATCGGGGTTTATGTGGAAGATGTTGTTTCTGCTAAGGTCAAGCACTGGACCGTATGCAATACACTTTGACTTAATGTTAGGCAGATGGCGACGATAGAGTCGATCCTTGTGTACATAAGGCCCAAACCTGTCTCTATTCACCTCATAGCCACAGCTACACCCACATATTGACAAAACATATTCTTTCTTAGACAGGAAAGCAAATTTGTTCTCAGAGAGGCCAACACTGGACAAGTTGTGGAACATGCCAAACAATGAGAGGTTTGTCTGATATATAAAGTTAGTTCCCAAATTGAGCACAGACAGGTGAGATAAATTGTAAAGTGGGTTCAAGTCATTTTTGTGAAGAGTTGAAAAAACATAGTTTTCTAGGTGTAATGTCTTCAGAGATGTCAGGTTGGAAAAGTTCATAGAGAGCTTCAAGTTGTGGGAATATGAAGattgtccagggtgattgtaagaCAAGTCCATCACCTCTACGCCAGGTAACACAGAGAGGAAGTCCCCATTGGCTATCTCACCAACTAGACGGTTGAATGAAAGGTACAGGTAGCGTAAGTTGGTGAGGTTCTCAAACCAGGAGGACTGTAGGTGATCTAGAGAGTTTCCGGATAGTCTCAGCTCCTGCAGCTTGGATAACTTCCTGAAGGCATATGGGTGGATCTGTAGTGCCCCATTGGATGTATTACAGGGCGAGCAGAAAAACGGGGTGTTAGAACACACAGGGCAGTTACCTGACAGGCCCAGAAGCCTCAGGCTAGTGAGGCCATTAAAATCATGCTGGTGAATGTGGGTGATAGTGTTCTGTTTGAGTTTGAGCTGCTGGAGGGATGGCGGGAGGAACTGGGGGACACCTATCAATCTGTTGTTTGACAGCGATAAACTAGCAAGGTAGGTGAGGTGGGAGAAAGTTCTGTTTTCGATGACTAGGGGTCCATTACAGACACTCCCGTAGTCGCAATTTCCAATTAAGTGGATTGTTTCTAAGAGTCTGACATGCATGAAGTCGTTTGGCCTGATGGTTTTGATGCAGTTGAACTTCAGGCTCAGAAACCGCAGCCTGGACGGAAGGGCACTTGGCACTGCAGAAAGACCATTACTATCGAGGAGCAGTTCCTTGAGCTGATCCAGCATGGAGAATGTTTGGTTCTCTATTGTCAGAGGATGTTTCTGGGGGTTGAAGTTATTGCTAAAGTCTAGTCGAGTCAGGTTTCGGAGGTTCCTGAACGAGGTGCCTGAGAGCTTCTTGATCCGGTTGGAGGAAAGGTCGAGCTGTGTGGCATTCCGGCTGATATCCTGGGGTACCTGGAGTAGCTTCCTGTCCGAGCAGTCAAAGGACTCTGATTGGTTGAGAGAGATGACATCGCAGGGTAGTTTCCTCTGAGCCCAGGTCCTCccagagcaggagagggagagacacagcaACACCAGGAAGAACAGCAGTCTCTGAAAGGCAGGGGAAAGGGGAAACCTGTGGGAAGAGGATATCATATGAATATTGATTGAAAATATCTGATTCCAAAAGTGGTCTCGGTTCTCTGCAAGAGGGGAGTGTGAGGTAAGACAAAATTATATACAGTATA includes:
- the LOC120026365 gene encoding toll-like receptor 8, coding for MKEHWFPLSPAFQRLLFFLVLLCLSLSCSGRTWAQRKLPCDVISLNQSESFDCSDRKLLQVPQDISRNATQLDLSSNRIKKLSGTSFRNLRNLTRLDFSNNFNPQKHPLTIENQTFSMLDQLKELLLDSNGLSAVPSALPSRLRFLSLKFNCIKTIRPNDFMHVRLLETIHLIGNCDYGSVCNGPLVIENRTFSHLTYLASLSLSNNRLIGVPQFLPPSLQQLKLKQNTITHIHQHDFNGLTSLRLLGLSGNCPVCSNTPFFCSPCNTSNGALQIHPYAFRKLSKLQELRLSGNSLDHLQSSWFENLTNLRYLYLSFNRLVGEIANGDFLSVLPGVEVMDLSYNHPGQSSYSHNLKLSMNFSNLTSLKTLHLENYVFSTLHKNDLNPLYNLSHLSVLNLGTNFIYQTNLSLFGMFHNLSSVGLSENKFAFLSKKEYVLSICGCSCGYEVNRDRFGPYVHKDRLYRRHLPNIKSKCIAYGPVLDLSRNNIFHINPDMLQGLDNTACLNLSSNSIGDMFNGSEFVHFPKLKYLDLSRNKIYLRYEHAFSELTELEVLDLSHNNHYFVVAGLNHSLAFMENLGSLKVLNLSWNEISTLTHNNISSSSLQELNFQGNRLDIMWKICQNYELFRALQNLTSLDLSYNKLHRVPPEVYKHFPKTLRRLSLSKNRLKVFDWETLTQLPHLEELDLSKNKLEQVVCALTSSLKFLDLSHNRISQLAPGFLRGARSLYVLDLSFNLLELINQTTFESGAENHLQQLSLQGNPLHCTCDLLDFHLWMRRNEVELPLLATEVTCDMPVERRGKSVLSYDIEECVNDENAMAFCIITSFLIILTLLVSLTAHLFYWDLSYILDYCGAKMKHHRRLVPTDFIYDAFVMYDTADPLASDWVLNHLRVELEERGERARSLCLEERDWTLGMPVMDNLSNSVRQSRKTVFVLTEGFLLRGVVKMAALLVQQRLVEEGVDAMVLLLLQPQVLQCSRILHLRRRLCRRSVLEWPADASPAAQRWFWHHLKRTIRKDQIGTHTSLHSTYFTGR